One Azospirillum sp. B510 genomic window carries:
- a CDS encoding GNAT family N-acetyltransferase, with amino-acid sequence MSVPPPVVLSCGAFPPRGDAARAVAALRLKALAADLPDGLTVRLMDLDDSGLLADFRVRVVAMLEDPDHYRMVGEVGNFVADHLGDRGLTAGIFRKGRLVAYGALGLPSGDEPNRGRDLDLPEAELPWVAHMSSAMVDPSERGRGLHHRLIDWRIEVTEALGRRHLVTTVSTRNHRSWGHLARHGIYPKRLVRVGGDLVRLLVHRDFAADPVFDPASAELVAVEELAARWDVFERGHVWARVSAGHQGAGQGAGQGAGQGAGEGATLRWYALCGRERTDLDRDLR; translated from the coding sequence ATGAGTGTCCCGCCCCCCGTCGTCCTGTCCTGCGGCGCGTTTCCCCCGCGTGGCGACGCCGCGCGGGCGGTGGCCGCCCTCCGGCTGAAGGCGCTGGCCGCCGATCTGCCGGACGGACTGACGGTCCGCCTGATGGATCTGGACGATTCCGGCCTGCTGGCCGACTTCCGCGTCCGGGTGGTGGCGATGCTGGAGGATCCCGACCATTACCGCATGGTGGGCGAGGTGGGCAATTTCGTCGCCGACCATCTGGGCGACCGTGGCCTGACCGCCGGCATCTTCCGCAAGGGCAGGCTGGTCGCCTATGGCGCGCTCGGCCTGCCGTCGGGAGACGAGCCCAACCGGGGCCGTGACCTCGATCTGCCGGAGGCGGAGCTGCCCTGGGTGGCGCATATGTCGTCGGCGATGGTGGACCCGTCGGAGCGCGGGCGCGGCCTGCATCACCGCCTGATCGACTGGCGGATCGAGGTGACGGAGGCGCTGGGCCGCCGGCATCTCGTCACCACGGTCAGCACGCGCAACCACCGCAGCTGGGGCCATCTTGCCCGCCACGGCATCTATCCAAAGCGGCTGGTCCGGGTCGGCGGTGATCTGGTGCGGCTGCTGGTCCACCGCGATTTCGCCGCCGATCCCGTCTTCGACCCCGCCAGCGCCGAGCTGGTGGCGGTGGAGGAGCTGGCGGCCCGCTGGGACGTGTTCGAGCGCGGCCATGTCTGGGCGCGCGTCTCTGCCGGCCACCAGGGGGCGGGCCAGGGGGCGGGCCAGGGGGCGGGCCAGGGGGCGGGTGAGGGAGCCACGTTGCGTTGGTACGCGCTGTGCGGCCGGGAGCGGACC
- a CDS encoding ABC transporter substrate-binding protein — MTAPLFDDDPLPRIRRRSLLRLAAGGALALPGLSLAGGALAAAVPDRTFRITMVLGRGESDNEFGFKDYLARRGLKVDYTIRNTGGDTAKLPGIIEEIRDTRPDLIYSWGTPQTRGLVGPYDDADPRKFITDIPVVFTFVAAPVDARIVPDLGHPGRNVTGTIHIAPIAVQLNTIQAYRPIKRLGIVYNPQERNSILTIEGLRAESALRGLELIEEPVPLNDRGEPIAAAVPDALARVARRGAEVLYIGPDTFIAFHNRAVVAAEALRLRLPTFSVTELIVRTDRAMLALASSAYGIGRFTAFKAAQILLDGTSPAGIPVETLKRFSVIINMATVRSLEYYPPIGLLNFAEIIES; from the coding sequence ATGACCGCGCCCCTCTTCGACGACGACCCCCTTCCCCGCATCCGGCGCCGCTCGCTCCTGCGGCTGGCCGCCGGCGGCGCCCTCGCCTTGCCGGGGCTGTCCCTTGCCGGCGGGGCGCTCGCCGCCGCCGTTCCCGACCGGACCTTCCGCATCACCATGGTGCTGGGGCGCGGCGAGAGCGACAATGAATTCGGCTTCAAGGACTATCTGGCCCGCCGCGGCCTGAAGGTCGACTACACCATCCGCAACACCGGCGGCGACACCGCCAAGCTGCCCGGCATCATCGAGGAGATCCGGGATACCCGGCCCGATCTGATCTACAGCTGGGGCACGCCGCAGACCCGCGGCCTCGTCGGCCCCTATGACGACGCCGACCCGCGCAAGTTCATCACCGACATCCCGGTCGTCTTCACCTTCGTCGCGGCACCGGTGGACGCGCGGATCGTGCCCGATCTCGGCCATCCCGGGCGCAATGTCACCGGCACCATCCACATCGCGCCGATCGCGGTGCAGCTGAACACCATCCAGGCCTATCGCCCGATCAAGCGGCTGGGCATCGTCTACAATCCGCAGGAGCGCAACTCGATCCTCACCATCGAGGGGCTGCGGGCGGAATCGGCGCTGCGCGGGCTGGAGCTGATCGAGGAGCCGGTGCCGCTGAACGACCGCGGCGAGCCGATCGCCGCCGCCGTGCCCGACGCGCTGGCGCGGGTGGCGCGGCGCGGGGCCGAGGTTCTGTATATCGGCCCGGACACCTTCATCGCCTTCCACAACCGCGCCGTCGTCGCGGCGGAGGCGCTGCGCCTGCGCCTGCCGACCTTCTCGGTGACGGAGCTGATCGTGCGCACCGACAGGGCGATGCTGGCGCTGGCGAGCAGCGCCTACGGCATCGGCCGCTTCACCGCCTTCAAGGCGGCGCAGATCCTGCTCGACGGCACCAGCCCGGCCGGGATTCCGGTGGAAACGCTGAAACGCTTCTCCGTCATCATCAACATGGCGACGGTGCGGTCGCTGGAATATTACCCGCCCATCGGCCTGCTGAACTTCGCGGAAATCATCGAATCATGA
- a CDS encoding MFS transporter, with protein MTGAAQRAADRRRDPIAALVLRLTIVTVAVLLLAAGAASWLSLRSFDPLFQPELARKARTVGDLLAAQIDRGLGVRIPLNRMAGLDSLLAAEVQRHADIAYIAVTDPAGHVVAAAGRPLAGLAAGVAAVPPDRLAGADDGRLVDGFVDIERPLGGGKVGAAGALHIGVDSAFLAKASTDLALDVLSVVIVSVLLIFEVLQLVVNLAMRRVLTLRLLADRAEEGDFRATLPAVPTTSTAAATAVAVTDDRALEAGVRDALDGVNVRHAGLAARVARLRRRLGADDPRVGRAEAGLAALGRRFRFRDPGEVAPAPLNLVFLRLPVFLFCLSEELSRPFLPAYAKSFAGAVPWLTPDLVVGLPITLFMLIWALSQPGGARFSERWGRARSFTIGALLGAVGLALTASAGSLFELLAWRCLTALGYGLVLITAQGIVVDHSTPRNRAAGMAMFIGALLAAGVCGPVGGGIIADQVGFRATFLLGSALALGSGLSVSLLLLRGRAAARPAAATGQAPVMAGGWRLFRALFGDFRFSALMLLSAIPTKIASTAFLFCLVPLLLTADGSSKAEIGRVQMMYFVAFILVSPLAASLSDRWQARRGFIAAGGLGTLASCLPIVATQALWGPPLAIALFGLSQALVGAPQLTLVSQIAREGGLPETAAIGWYRLVERLGGALGPVTAMAVAVATSYREAMLGIGLLCGASALLFWILFRPRRPSAPAARPQEA; from the coding sequence ATGACCGGCGCTGCACAGCGGGCGGCGGACCGGCGGCGCGACCCGATCGCCGCCCTGGTGCTCCGGCTGACCATCGTCACGGTGGCGGTTCTGCTGCTGGCGGCGGGGGCCGCCTCCTGGCTGTCGCTGCGCAGCTTCGACCCGCTGTTCCAGCCGGAACTGGCGCGCAAGGCGCGGACGGTCGGCGACCTGCTGGCGGCGCAGATCGACCGCGGGCTCGGCGTGCGCATTCCGCTGAACCGCATGGCCGGTCTCGATTCCCTGCTGGCGGCCGAGGTGCAGCGTCACGCCGACATCGCCTACATCGCGGTCACCGATCCCGCCGGCCATGTCGTGGCCGCGGCGGGCAGGCCGCTTGCCGGGCTCGCCGCCGGGGTCGCCGCGGTGCCGCCCGACCGGTTGGCCGGAGCGGACGACGGACGGCTGGTGGACGGCTTCGTCGACATCGAACGCCCGCTCGGCGGCGGCAAGGTCGGCGCCGCCGGCGCGCTGCATATCGGCGTGGACAGCGCCTTCCTGGCCAAGGCGTCGACCGATCTGGCGCTGGACGTGCTGTCGGTGGTCATCGTCTCCGTCCTGCTGATCTTCGAAGTGCTGCAACTGGTCGTCAATCTCGCCATGCGGCGGGTGCTGACCCTGCGGCTGCTGGCCGACCGGGCGGAGGAGGGCGATTTCCGCGCCACGCTGCCGGCCGTCCCCACCACCTCCACCGCCGCCGCCACCGCCGTCGCCGTCACCGACGATCGCGCGCTGGAGGCCGGGGTGCGCGACGCGCTCGACGGCGTGAATGTCCGCCATGCCGGCCTCGCCGCGCGGGTGGCGCGGTTGCGGCGCCGGCTGGGCGCCGACGACCCGCGCGTCGGCCGGGCGGAGGCCGGGCTGGCCGCGCTCGGCCGGCGTTTCCGTTTCCGCGATCCGGGGGAGGTCGCGCCGGCGCCGTTGAACCTGGTCTTCCTGCGGCTTCCCGTCTTCCTGTTCTGCCTGTCGGAGGAGCTGTCGCGCCCCTTCCTGCCGGCCTATGCCAAATCCTTCGCCGGCGCCGTGCCGTGGCTGACGCCCGACCTGGTGGTCGGCCTGCCGATCACGCTGTTCATGCTGATCTGGGCGCTGTCGCAGCCGGGCGGCGCCCGCTTCTCCGAACGCTGGGGCCGGGCGCGCTCCTTCACCATCGGGGCGCTTCTGGGCGCCGTCGGGCTGGCGTTGACCGCGTCGGCCGGGTCGCTGTTCGAGCTGCTGGCGTGGCGCTGCCTGACCGCGCTCGGCTATGGGCTGGTGCTGATCACCGCCCAGGGCATCGTCGTCGACCACAGCACGCCGCGCAACCGCGCCGCCGGCATGGCGATGTTCATCGGCGCCCTGCTGGCCGCCGGGGTCTGCGGCCCGGTCGGCGGCGGCATCATCGCCGATCAGGTCGGGTTCCGCGCCACCTTCCTGCTGGGGTCGGCGCTGGCGCTGGGGTCCGGGCTGTCGGTCAGCCTGCTGCTGCTGCGCGGCCGCGCCGCGGCCCGCCCGGCGGCGGCCACCGGCCAGGCTCCCGTCATGGCCGGCGGCTGGCGCCTGTTCCGCGCCCTGTTCGGCGATTTCCGCTTCTCCGCCCTGATGCTGCTCAGCGCGATTCCGACCAAGATCGCCTCCACCGCCTTCCTCTTCTGCCTCGTTCCGCTCCTGCTGACCGCCGACGGCTCCAGCAAGGCCGAGATCGGCCGGGTGCAGATGATGTATTTCGTCGCCTTCATCCTGGTGTCGCCGCTGGCCGCCAGCCTGTCCGACCGCTGGCAGGCGCGGCGCGGCTTCATCGCCGCCGGCGGCCTCGGCACGCTGGCGAGCTGCCTGCCCATCGTCGCCACCCAGGCGCTGTGGGGACCGCCGCTGGCCATCGCCCTGTTCGGCCTGTCCCAGGCGCTGGTGGGGGCGCCGCAGCTGACGCTGGTCTCGCAGATCGCCCGCGAGGGCGGCCTGCCCGAGACGGCGGCCATCGGCTGGTACCGGCTGGTCGAGCGGCTGGGCGGGGCGCTCGGCCCCGTCACCGCCATGGCGGTGGCGGTCGCCACCTCCTACCGCGAGGCGATGCTCGGCATCGGCCTCTTGTGCGGGGCGAGCGCCCTGCTGTTCTGGATCCTCTTCCGACCCCGCCGGCCGTCCGCACCCGCGGCCCGTCCGCAGGAGGCATGA
- the tssK gene encoding type VI secretion system baseplate subunit TssK, with translation MSWDDKVIWSEGMFLRAQHFQQQDRYVERLVRGRVAGLRPFAWGISELTVNRELLAVGKFAVLRCKGILEDGTPINIPDDDDPPPPLDLPETLANSIVYLALPVRQRGGVEFEVGESADTATRYVGEEGETVDAVAGSASVSRIRTGRLRLRYRLERQERAGYHCLGLARIQEVRSDRRATLDERYIPPALNVQALAPLAGFVTEIQGLLNSRAEALAARVGGSNGRGAGEMADFLMLQVANRSEPLFANIARMPDIHPERLHGMMLSLAGELATFTALNKRPPAFPPYRHDDLQGTLEPVMAEVRRSLSAVLEQTAVPIDLQERKYGIRVGTIADRTLITTATFVLAVRADMPGETLRRNFPALVKIGPVEQIRELVNVQLPGIRVRPLPVAPRQLPYHAGAVYFELERGSPIWKQLATSGGIAVHLAGDFPQVTMELWAIRG, from the coding sequence ATGAGTTGGGACGACAAGGTCATCTGGTCCGAAGGCATGTTCCTGCGGGCGCAGCATTTCCAGCAGCAGGACCGCTATGTCGAACGGCTGGTGCGCGGCCGGGTCGCCGGCCTGCGTCCCTTCGCCTGGGGCATCAGCGAGCTGACGGTCAACCGCGAGCTTCTGGCGGTCGGCAAATTCGCCGTGCTGCGCTGCAAGGGCATCCTGGAGGACGGGACGCCGATCAACATCCCCGACGACGACGATCCGCCGCCGCCGCTCGACCTGCCCGAAACGCTGGCGAACAGCATCGTCTATCTGGCATTGCCGGTGCGCCAGCGCGGCGGCGTCGAGTTCGAGGTGGGCGAGAGCGCCGACACCGCCACCCGCTATGTCGGCGAGGAGGGCGAGACGGTCGACGCCGTCGCCGGTTCGGCCAGCGTGTCGCGCATCCGCACCGGGCGGTTGCGGCTGCGCTACCGGCTGGAGCGGCAGGAACGGGCCGGCTACCACTGCCTGGGCCTCGCCCGCATCCAGGAGGTGCGGTCGGACCGCCGCGCCACGCTGGACGAGCGCTACATCCCGCCTGCCCTCAATGTCCAGGCGCTGGCGCCGCTGGCCGGCTTCGTCACCGAAATCCAGGGACTGCTGAACAGCCGGGCCGAAGCGCTGGCCGCCCGCGTCGGCGGGTCCAACGGGCGCGGCGCCGGCGAGATGGCCGACTTCCTGATGCTCCAGGTCGCCAACCGCAGCGAGCCGCTGTTCGCCAACATCGCCCGCATGCCCGACATCCATCCCGAACGGCTGCACGGCATGATGCTGTCGCTGGCCGGCGAACTGGCCACCTTCACCGCGCTGAACAAGCGTCCGCCCGCCTTCCCGCCCTATCGGCACGACGACCTCCAGGGCACGCTGGAACCGGTGATGGCGGAGGTTCGCCGCTCGCTCAGCGCGGTGCTGGAGCAGACGGCGGTTCCCATCGATCTTCAGGAGCGCAAATATGGCATCCGCGTCGGCACCATCGCCGACCGCACGTTGATCACCACCGCGACCTTCGTGCTGGCGGTGCGGGCGGACATGCCGGGCGAGACCCTGCGCCGCAACTTCCCGGCGCTGGTGAAGATCGGTCCGGTCGAACAAATCCGCGAACTGGTCAATGTACAGCTTCCCGGTATCCGAGTAAGGCCGCTGCCGGTCGCGCCGCGCCAGCTGCCCTACCATGCCGGCGCCGTGTATTTCGAGCTCGAACGCGGTAGCCCGATTTGGAAACAGCTTGCAACGTCCGGCGGAATCGCGGTTCATCTGGCAGGTGATTTCCCCCAGGTGACGATGGAGCTTTGGGCGATCCGTGGCTGA
- a CDS encoding type VI secretion system-associated FHA domain protein → MKLRLTLVQCPPSQGGDIARDLGGGRLVIGRGPDCDWVLHDPDRTLSKTHCMVEFKGGVYVVIDSSTNGVFLNESPTAIGRGNSAVVGEGDRLRMGGFVMRAGFAAEEAPPANDPFLAVLRGADAPARPAVAEDDPFAPPAFGRGPVPVMPIPDDEDLFGRAGDRRSGGTSGGWQPTAAADGRDADWPGSAQPDFAPDSLGTIRVAAESPGFGSAAGAGGMTIPEDWLDEPLDTPPFPPPAIPSVGSAHLPDDWADAPLVPPAFGNRPTPAPAADPLARALADVVLSLVRQQAALDSLLGLDPEETRALGDSPLLRAADGADALARLRALPPAEAEALLRSAASAAIAHQSALLAAVRELAGETADGGARLAALYRRLLPVHRHALGG, encoded by the coding sequence ATGAAGCTGCGCCTGACCCTGGTCCAATGCCCGCCGTCGCAGGGCGGCGACATCGCCCGCGACCTCGGCGGCGGCCGGCTGGTGATCGGCCGCGGTCCCGACTGCGACTGGGTGCTGCACGACCCGGACCGCACGCTGTCCAAGACCCACTGCATGGTGGAGTTCAAGGGCGGCGTCTATGTCGTCATCGACAGCTCGACCAACGGCGTCTTCCTGAACGAGTCGCCGACCGCCATCGGCCGCGGCAACTCCGCGGTGGTGGGGGAGGGCGACCGGCTGCGCATGGGCGGCTTCGTCATGCGCGCCGGCTTCGCCGCCGAGGAGGCGCCGCCCGCCAACGATCCGTTCCTGGCGGTGCTGCGCGGCGCCGACGCGCCGGCCCGTCCGGCCGTGGCGGAGGACGACCCCTTCGCCCCGCCGGCCTTCGGCCGCGGTCCGGTGCCGGTGATGCCGATCCCGGACGACGAGGATCTGTTCGGCCGGGCCGGCGACCGCAGGAGCGGCGGAACGTCGGGCGGCTGGCAGCCCACCGCTGCCGCCGATGGACGCGATGCCGACTGGCCCGGCTCGGCGCAGCCCGACTTCGCCCCCGACAGTCTCGGCACCATCCGGGTGGCGGCGGAGTCGCCCGGCTTCGGCTCCGCCGCCGGTGCCGGCGGCATGACGATTCCCGAGGATTGGCTGGACGAGCCGCTCGACACGCCGCCCTTTCCGCCGCCAGCGATCCCGTCGGTGGGCTCCGCCCATTTGCCCGACGACTGGGCGGACGCGCCGCTGGTGCCGCCGGCCTTCGGCAACCGTCCGACACCGGCCCCGGCCGCCGACCCGTTGGCGCGGGCGCTGGCCGACGTGGTGCTGTCGCTGGTCCGCCAGCAGGCGGCGCTGGACTCCCTGCTCGGCCTTGATCCGGAGGAGACGCGTGCTCTGGGCGACTCCCCGCTGCTGCGGGCCGCCGATGGCGCCGACGCGCTGGCCCGTCTGCGCGCCCTGCCGCCGGCCGAGGCCGAGGCGCTGCTCCGCTCCGCCGCGTCCGCCGCCATCGCCCACCAGTCGGCGCTGCTGGCGGCGGTGCGCGAGCTGGCCGGGGAGACCGCCGATGGCGGTGCGCGGCTGGCCGCGCTCTACCGTCGGCTTCTGCCGGTCCACCGCCATGCGCTCGGCGGCTGA
- a CDS encoding DUF6931 family protein — translation MDIGLLPKLRFARAAEAVAGLDLSEEAKALLAPNAPTAAFLKALIDADLHADAIRLLAIALPRREAVWWGCLAARGALPPDPAPADGAALEAAEAWVFRPTEENRRACFAPAEAMNFETACAYAAMAAFWSGGSLAPPDAPVVVPPGDGLTGTAASAAVLLAAASVPKEIKARHRAALVQALDIANGGSGKVGG, via the coding sequence GTGGACATCGGGTTGTTGCCGAAGTTGCGCTTCGCCCGCGCGGCCGAAGCGGTCGCGGGGCTGGATCTGTCGGAGGAGGCCAAGGCGCTGCTCGCGCCCAACGCCCCGACGGCGGCCTTCCTCAAGGCGCTGATCGACGCCGACCTGCACGCCGACGCCATCCGCCTGCTGGCCATCGCCCTGCCGCGGCGCGAGGCGGTGTGGTGGGGCTGTCTGGCCGCCCGCGGCGCCTTGCCGCCGGATCCCGCCCCCGCCGACGGCGCGGCGCTGGAGGCGGCGGAGGCCTGGGTCTTCCGCCCGACGGAGGAGAACCGCCGTGCCTGCTTCGCCCCGGCCGAGGCGATGAATTTCGAGACCGCCTGCGCCTATGCCGCCATGGCCGCCTTCTGGTCGGGCGGCAGCCTCGCCCCGCCGGATGCGCCGGTGGTGGTGCCGCCGGGCGACGGGCTGACCGGCACCGCGGCATCCGCCGCCGTGCTGCTCGCCGCGGCATCCGTACCGAAGGAGATCAAGGCCCGCCATCGCGCCGCCCTGGTCCAGGCGCTCGACATCGCCAATGGCGGCAGCGGCAAGGTCGGGGGATGA
- a CDS encoding type VI secretion system Vgr family protein, with the protein MSDAPTLSQTGRLLSLTSPLGADVLIPVAVEGEEGLSRLFRYTITLVSPRMTIAPADMLGKSLTLSIARKGGDPRVVNGIVSGFSAGPLALRGHRQYTVEIVPSLWLATLRSDCRVFQEKSVVQIVDAVLSDCGVTEVRRQGLSGTHNARPVCVQYRETHYDFIARLLRDEGIYFYFQHEAGKHTLILSDSASGYTDCLDKEVVHAASAQGSMLAIEGWSHAQSYVSGKWTLTDYNFETPGADLTASTATVLGVSAFKPHERFDHHAGHMVKADGTDLSRLRMEETETGYERVEASATYRGLFAGGKISLTAHAVAAEVGKGYVLTDLALSAHDESHLGNAGGTPGFSCRFTAIPDATVFRPPPVPRPRTHGPDTATVVGPSGEEIYCDKYGRVRVQFHWDRKGANDEKSFVWLRVAQAMAGRNWGTLFTPRVGMEVLVDYIGGDPDRPLIVGCVYNGENMPPYTLPDNKTQSGIKTRSSKGGDATAFNELRFEDKKDAEEIYVHAQKDFKRVVENDDSLQVDHDQTITIKNDRTETVSEGNETITISKGKRSVTVSEGDDSHEVSKGNQSLTVGQGDRSVTVSQGDDTHTVGQGNRTVKVGQGNDSLTVGQGNMLIDVKNGDYALKLGLGDVSVKAGTGKITLEATTAIELKVGANSVKIDQSGVTIKGTMVKVTGDAQVQIKGAMTQLNGDGMVQVKGGVVTIN; encoded by the coding sequence ATGTCGGATGCGCCCACCCTCTCGCAGACCGGCCGGCTTCTGTCGCTGACCTCGCCGCTCGGCGCGGACGTGCTGATCCCGGTGGCCGTCGAGGGGGAGGAGGGGCTGTCGCGCCTGTTCCGCTACACCATCACACTGGTCTCCCCACGGATGACCATCGCCCCGGCCGACATGCTGGGCAAGTCGCTGACCTTGTCCATCGCCCGCAAGGGCGGCGATCCGCGTGTCGTCAACGGCATCGTCAGCGGCTTTTCCGCCGGGCCGCTGGCCCTGCGCGGCCACCGCCAATACACGGTGGAGATCGTTCCGAGCCTGTGGCTGGCCACCCTGCGCTCCGACTGCCGGGTCTTCCAGGAGAAGAGCGTCGTCCAGATCGTCGATGCCGTCCTGTCCGACTGCGGCGTGACCGAGGTGAGGAGGCAGGGCCTGTCCGGCACCCACAACGCCCGGCCGGTCTGCGTCCAGTACCGCGAGACCCATTACGACTTCATCGCCCGCCTGCTGCGGGACGAGGGCATCTATTTCTATTTCCAGCACGAGGCCGGCAAGCATACGCTGATCCTGAGCGACAGCGCGTCGGGCTACACCGATTGCCTGGACAAGGAGGTCGTCCATGCCGCCTCGGCCCAGGGCAGCATGCTGGCGATCGAGGGCTGGTCGCACGCGCAATCCTACGTGTCCGGCAAATGGACGTTGACGGACTATAATTTCGAAACCCCCGGCGCCGACCTGACCGCCAGCACCGCCACCGTGCTGGGGGTGTCCGCCTTCAAGCCGCACGAACGGTTCGACCATCATGCCGGCCATATGGTCAAGGCCGACGGCACCGATCTGTCCCGTCTGCGCATGGAGGAGACGGAGACCGGCTATGAGCGGGTGGAGGCGTCGGCGACCTATCGCGGCCTGTTCGCCGGCGGCAAGATATCCCTGACCGCCCATGCCGTGGCGGCGGAGGTCGGCAAGGGTTATGTCCTGACCGACCTGGCGCTGAGCGCCCATGACGAGAGCCATCTCGGCAATGCCGGCGGCACGCCCGGCTTCTCCTGCCGTTTCACCGCGATTCCCGACGCCACGGTGTTCCGCCCGCCGCCGGTGCCGCGCCCGCGCACCCATGGGCCGGACACCGCGACTGTGGTCGGCCCCAGCGGCGAGGAGATCTATTGCGACAAGTATGGCCGGGTCCGGGTGCAGTTCCATTGGGACCGCAAGGGCGCCAATGACGAGAAGAGCTTCGTCTGGCTGCGCGTCGCCCAGGCCATGGCCGGCAGGAACTGGGGCACCCTGTTCACCCCGCGCGTCGGCATGGAGGTGCTGGTCGACTATATCGGCGGCGACCCCGACCGGCCGCTGATCGTCGGCTGCGTCTATAACGGCGAGAACATGCCGCCCTACACGCTGCCCGACAACAAGACGCAGAGCGGCATCAAGACCCGCTCCAGCAAGGGCGGCGACGCGACGGCCTTCAACGAGCTGCGCTTCGAGGACAAGAAGGACGCCGAGGAGATCTATGTCCACGCTCAGAAGGACTTCAAGCGGGTGGTGGAGAATGACGACAGCCTCCAGGTCGATCACGACCAGACCATCACCATCAAGAACGACCGCACCGAAACGGTGTCGGAAGGCAACGAGACGATCACGATATCCAAAGGCAAACGCAGCGTCACCGTGTCGGAGGGCGACGACAGCCACGAGGTCAGCAAGGGGAACCAGTCGCTGACGGTCGGGCAGGGCGACCGCAGCGTCACCGTCAGCCAGGGCGACGACACCCACACCGTCGGCCAGGGCAACCGGACGGTGAAGGTCGGGCAGGGCAACGACAGCCTGACCGTCGGACAGGGCAACATGCTGATCGACGTGAAGAACGGCGATTATGCGCTGAAGCTCGGCCTCGGCGACGTGTCGGTGAAGGCCGGCACCGGCAAGATCACCCTGGAGGCCACCACCGCCATCGAGTTGAAGGTCGGCGCCAACAGCGTCAAGATCGATCAGAGCGGCGTCACCATCAAGGGCACCATGGTCAAGGTCACCGGCGACGCCCAGGTCCAGATCAAGGGCGCGATGACCCAGCTGAACGGCGATGGGATGGTCCAGGTCAAGGGCGGCGTGGTAACCATCAATTGA
- a CDS encoding Hcp family type VI secretion system effector, whose product MAIYVKYDGIDGEATHESHKKWLDVGSLQWGVGRAISTPSGSTANREASEPSVSEVTISKMMDSSSPKFFVESCTGAIGKKVQIHLVTTGNPGNTYAEYTLTNALVSSYSMSSGGDRPSESISISFTKMEYKFIPYDDKNKAGTPISVSYDLSTTKSA is encoded by the coding sequence ATGGCGATCTATGTAAAGTATGACGGCATCGACGGTGAGGCGACGCACGAGTCCCACAAGAAGTGGCTCGACGTCGGTTCGCTCCAGTGGGGCGTCGGCCGCGCCATCAGCACCCCGTCGGGCTCGACCGCCAACCGCGAGGCGTCGGAGCCGTCGGTGTCGGAAGTGACCATCAGCAAGATGATGGACAGCTCCTCGCCGAAGTTCTTCGTCGAGTCCTGCACCGGCGCCATCGGCAAGAAGGTGCAGATCCACCTCGTCACCACCGGCAACCCGGGCAACACCTACGCCGAATACACCCTGACCAACGCCCTGGTCTCGTCCTATTCGATGTCGTCCGGCGGTGACCGTCCGTCGGAGTCGATCTCCATCAGCTTCACCAAGATGGAGTACAAGTTCATCCCCTACGACGACAAGAACAAGGCCGGCACGCCGATCTCGGTCTCCTACGACCTGTCGACGACCAAGAGCGCCTGA